The segment cccattctgtgggctctttctgtattttggtcactgtttcttttgaagtgcagaagcttcctagtttgatgtagtcccatttgtttatgtttgcttccacttgcatggtcagtgctgtttcgtccttaaagatgcttttagcttcaatgtcatggagagttctgcctacattttcctctatgtactttatagatttatgtctgatattgaggtctttaatccactttgatttgactttagtgcctggcattagacagaggtcacagttcattttttttttggtagctatccagttttcccagcatcacttgttgaagaggctttccttattccatttcacatttcttgctcaaagattaagtggccatatatatggatatttgggtggaaacaacccaagtgccctaaaacagatgactggttcaagaaactttggtacatctacacaatggaatactatacagctgttaggagagatgaagtcatgaaatttgcttataaatggatagacatggagagtatcaagctaagtgaaatgagtcagaaagagagagacagacatagaaggactgcattcatttgtggagtatagaataacatcacatgaggctgacacccaaggacagtagatacaagggccagggggatttccccatagctggaggcctgcttcatgagtggaggggagaaggtagatggaatagagaagggatcactaagaaaaaaatagctggaggaatcagtcgggctgggagttgtgtgccgaaagtagataatggaccaaacatgatgaactctcagtgtctgtgttgcaagccataatgcccaacagtagagagagcgtatggggaatattgtctgccatggaggcagggggagggtgggaaaggaggggtatacccgggatatcggtggtggggaatgtgcactggtggagggatgggagtttgatcattgtatgattatgacccaaacatgaaagcttgtaactatctcacggtgactcaataaaatttaaaaaaaaaaaagaagaagaagaacgcGCTGTTCTCTGTCCCCCAGACCACTCCCAGGTAGAGCTCTTTGTCCAGGTTTCACAGCACCAGAGTCTGACAGTATCTTCACCCAAACTAGACTTGCTTTGCTGGGGTGGTGTTGGTCGGCTTATCTCAGCCCACACTGCTAGTCTCTGGGGTGCCAGGCGACCTGACTCAGGCCTCATCTCCCACAACCCTGAGTCAGATCGGGACTCTGCCCACTGGCAGAGTCCTCATCCAAATGCCACTCGAGACCTCAGCCTTGAAGAGGGCCTCAGCTTGCTATGGACTGGATGGAATGGTGAAGCAATATCATGGCGCTCCGTGGTGCCCGCTGgcgccccctgctgcccacccctgccccagcagtCCTGCTTTGAGCCGACTCAGACTCCAAAACTTGCTTTTCTGTTCAAACCCTGTTTGTTGCCCAGAGGCCCTTGGGGTGCTTCCCTAGGGGTCAGGAGAGACAGGCTCCAGAGTCAGCCTCCAACACACTTTTCAAGTTGACCTTAGCACACCAACAGGGGGAGGACTTTGGAGCCAGACGGTCCCGGTGAATCTCGCTCAGCCTCTTGCCAGCACGGGATTTGACCTTGAACATTTCTCTCTGCGAAATGGAGAGGGCAGAGCCTCCCTAAGAACACTAGTAAGATCGAGCACGCTGGACGAGCCAGGGAGTCACCCCAGCTCCCCCAGAGGTGGATTCCCATCTTTGCATTTCACCAGGCAGGCCCTAAGTCTGGCTCTACCATCTGGCCAGCTCCTGATTCGAGGCTGGGAGCTCGTGGGGAGAGCAGGGGTTGGACACCAAGGTGTTTTCCTCAAACGCAGCAAGGGATGTCTGGTGTGGAGCTAAGGGCGGCCCAAAGTGAGGTTCTGCAGGTCTGGTGCAGGGACTCGGGACACCCACGCCGGGCCCCTTCTGGTCCTGGAGCTCTGGATTGCCTGGAGCCCAGGGCTGAACTttgcaaaggaaaagaaagttccTCTGAGCTGTGCTTCGGACCTTTGACACTGTTATCTCCGATGAGGCTGTAAAGCTGGTCAGCCAGGCTATAAAAGGAGTGTTCCAACACCTTCTTCCTGCAGCCTGCTTCCCAGCTGTCTACCGCACACCCGCCTTCACCGAGAGACCGCCACAATGTCCAAGGACCAGAATGGAACCTGGGAGATGGAGAGCAACGAGAACTTCGAGGGCTACATGAAGGCTCTTGGTGAGAGCAcggggggccccggggaagagggTGGGAACCTCTGGGATAACAGCAGCTCTGAGGAGCTCTGCAGAGGAGCTGTGCAGCATCAGGCAAGTTCCTGAAGGCTCCGTTTCTTCATCTGCATGCTGGAAGTTACATCTAGAACGTTTTTAACAAAGTGCTAACCCCACAGGTGACTTAGCTATTTGGTTGGAGGCTATGCATCCACACCCAGGTGCATTTGGGGTACAGAGGCTGGAGATCCTCCCTGTCACAGATCAGGTTAGGCAGGTTAGGCTGGATCTTTCCACAAaggacccctgccccctgcattgCTCTTCTGTGGTGGTGGAGCAGCAGGAGAGGAATAGGACAGTAACTCACCACCTGGAGAAACGTGTATCCTGGAGATCAACCAACTCACAGCTTAGGCGACTTCTGAGTCTAAACTTCTGAGTCTAGACTAAAgggtgtatgtgtgcgtgcgtgcgtgtggtgtgtgtgtgtgtgcatgcgcgcatgtgtgtgcatgtgtgtgggtgcatgtgtgtgtgcgcatgtgtgtgcatgtgtgtgggtgcatgtgtgtgtgcgcatgtgtgtgtgcgtgcgtgcgtgcgtgtgtgtgtgcgtgcgtgcgtgtgtgtgtgtgtgtgtgtgagagagagagaggtgatcATCCTCACCGAGAGGAGGGCTGTCTTGTGGGGCTGGCAGGAGATGCAGACCTCAGCCCTGGAGCCTGCACCCTTGTGTCCCAGCAGAGGGGAGGCGCTGGCAGAGGGACTCCTGTTTGCCTGCAGTTGTCTCGGGCCTGGCCCTTAGCAAGGAGCTCTGGCTGCCTGTCCAGACTgctctcaccctccccagccttaaAGCTTAAAGGTGGGGGGAAGACAGGAGTACCCAGGTGGGCACTGCTGGACCTTCGAGCAGCAGCTCAGTGCTGAGCCAGGGCCCATAGCAGCGGCCGGCACTGTTGACCCAGACCCACAGAGACATCAGAACTGACTTGCCCCTCTGCCTAGGGAGGGTGGCCATCACAGCCCGGCCTGCTCTGCCCATGCCGTTGAGTGGGGATGCTCGAGGGAGTCCACTGTAGCAGGCCCATTTGGGGGACAGCGACAGGAAGCAATGGGGCATCTTCCATTGGTTCTGTAGCCAACGGGCCTGTGCTGATTTTAGGTGTGAAATCCAGAATCCCTTCAGCTGGGGCTCTGCAGGGCATGCTCTGAAGCTCCTTCTTTAGGAGCTTTTTGCTGAAGTATTCCTGCCTGCACCCCTTTAACCTTTGGGGGAGCAGAGGAGCCGAGTGCATTGCCCTCTGTCTCGCCCAAAACCTCTTTCTGAAATCAGCATCTCTCTGCTCTCTCGCTGCCACCCCCCTTGTGGGCAGGTGCTCCCGAATGGAGCCATAGCTGTGAGCCTTGACTGTCTGTCATGCTCCCCAgtgtccctcagcccctcagcccaccGGTCCCGGCACCCTGACGTCAGGGATCACCTTGATCCCAACTGTCAAGCCGGAGATTCTGCAGTATAGACGGGGCAGGTTCACACTCACCGGATCCAGGGCAGGACCAGGGAAACCCAGCATGAGGGGGTGCTGGGTGCCTCCATTTCCCCAGCTGctgatccccccaccccagttctcAGAGTCCCCAGTGCAGGGGGTGGGTGCAGGAGTTGCTTCTGTTCACTCTCCTTTCACCACCGAGACTGACACTGATCCCCGCCCTGCACAGGGACCCCAAGGCTGGGATTGAGACGGGGCTTGGGGCTCAGTGTCGCCACGGAAGTGGGGGTCACCGTTCCAGTATCCCGTAAAAAGCTGCCGGGCGTATGTGTGTTTCCTCACCCTTGCCCTGCAAGGCGGGCACCTTCTCCACCCTGACAAATCTGTGAGGCGTGCCCTCCTTGCCCTCCTGCGAGGGTTGGCATTTCAACCTCCACGACCCTCTCTGCGAATCCCTCGTGTGCTCACACCGCCAGCAAGCGCCCTTCCAGTCTCTCTTGACTCCCTGGCACTGGTAGGAGGCTCCCTGGGTGGCCTGGGTGCAGGGGCCTGTACCAGGAGAGATTCCAGCTGAGTTACTGGCTCTGTCCCCAGCCGTGACTCACCCCTGCTCAGCCCTCCCACCTGACTCAGCAGAGGGGTACAGAGTAGCCAGGGTTTGGGGCGCGCCCGAAGGGTCGAAGGTCAGTGTCCCTGCCTCCCCTGGTGTgtcagggcaggggtgcggggtgggggggatttcCCCGATCTTTTCTGGACCaggggagaaggggaaaggagggtATTTCAGGGACAGCCTGTGGGCAGGCAGAGGGCCCTGACTGAGAGGCATGTGGAGTGGGGGGCCAAGACGCAGACCAACCCTCACACCCCACCGGAAGTTGGAGCCCTGGATTTCTCCCACACATGTGATGAGCCAGGCTGAGCCCTGAGGTGGGACAAATACCTCCCTGGCCTGACACAGGTGACGAATCAATCACCCACAGGGAGAGGCTGGGAGCAACGTTCTTAACTGCccctgcttgggggaccctcatACTCCCCCCAGGCCTCTCAGACAGCCTCAGGAACTGGCTGTGGCCGAGGGAATCCAAGGCTTCCCCACCGGGTTAATTGTTGGTGCCACCCTGCCCGGGGGTATCGCCAAGCCCTCACTGGCCTGTCAGCCTGGGAGCGGGCTGCACCCAAGGAGCAGCTGAGTGACCGCTCCTCTGTGAGCGGGGCTCAGAGGCCACCTCCTGCAGCTTCCATTCTGCCCTGTTGGCAGGGAGGTGAGGTCCACTGCCAGGCGGCTGCAAGGACCCCCACTCtctggggacggggtggggggaggagtcaAAGTCCTGCTGAGTCTGTGGGTGTTGGGTGGGAGGGTACAATCAGACGGGACGTGGCGTGGCTCCGGGGCTCGGTCCAGGGAAGCAGCATCACAGGAAGCAGAGCAGCGAGGCGGGTGTGGGCTTGAGCAGCTGGTCACTGAGGGAGTCCCCAGGGCTtccaggtgggctgggggaggaaggaggaggagtgagggcagccgggagagagggcagaggacagGAGCAGAAGCAGCTGTGTGGCAGGAGGGGCGCGCCCTAGGACTCAGGGATGGGTGCGGGATCCTGCAGGGACAGGAACTGCCTCTAGAGGACAGAGGCCATCAAGGCCCTGCAGACAACTGGGCCacgggaggtggggagggtggcgggggtgaggggggtggggggtgcacaaCCAGCAGAGGCTTTGGGAGTTGCTTGCCACTGCCCTGGGCAGAGAGAGCAGCCCCCAGGGATGCCCGTGAGTGAGTGGGAACGAGGCAGGGGTGAGCCTGGGAAATTCAGTCCCCAGGGGCAAGTTTAATCGAGGAAGTCAGGGAGTCGGGTGAAAGGTGCCCGGAGCGCTAACAATGCCTCGGTGTTAGCTCCAGCTCCTAGATTGTATTTGTCTGGACCTCCCCCAACATGGAATGGCCCATTGTCTCCAAAGATCTATTTTTAATCTCAATTCAAATGCACAAGTTCCCTACAAAAATACTACCTGTGGTGGTATCGGGAACAGCCCTCCAGACTGGGGCACTGTGAGAGGTCCAAGGTAGCCGGCACTTACGCCACCACCAGGAAGCATTCCCTGGTTGCCTGCATTGCTGAGAACCCCGTTCCCATCATTCAGGGACCCCCATCCAGCACTCCAGGAGGGACTCTAGGTATCAACTGGGGGATGTCCAAGAGGGAGAGCAGGCGGAGGGAGGGAGTCGAGACCGGAAGGTGATTCGGGAAGTCACGAAGCTGTCAAGAACAGGAAGAGGGGTTTTTGGGTGGAGAGGGCTGAGTGGGCAGGAGCCGGGGCTGCGTGACATGTGACATGACACCTCTCCGGGCACGGGGACAGCACGGGCAAAGCCACAACGCCAGTGTAGAAACAAAAAGCGCTGGTGGGTTGGGATGTGGGGAACAAGAGGGAGGGTCGGGGGGACCCGCTCCAGCTTCTCTCCGCTCTGGAAGGCTGTCCCGGGCTCCAGCGTGAGGAGGGCAGCTTggcaggcagggcggggaggCGGCTGGCTCTGCAGGTGACACATGAAGGGCTGGGGGGCTGATGGCCGTGCTCCCCGAGCTGGGAGGGGAGGACAGGGTCGGCGTGCGGGCGAGATGAGGCCATCAGGGCTTGGAGATGCTCTGGGGAGAGAGCAAATGTGGTTGGTCTAAGGGCTTAGCCCTCACTCTCTGTGAGCCCAGGGCCGCAGGGACGGAGACAAGGCGGCGAGTGCGTCCAGATGGGGCCGCGGCACTGAGGATTCACTTTGGCCTGTTTTGCTGCCAGGAATCGAGACACATCCCAGGACAGGATCAAAGTAGGCGACTTGGTGAAAGGGGCAGACTCAGGGCGTCCTCGAGGAGGAAGCCGGGGGCACAGCTCTCCGTTGTATAGGAGGagggggctgcagcctggaaaaAGGAGGGACTTTCCAGGGGTCCCCTGAGGCTGGGAACCGGCGTTGCTCCCACGGGGTCCCTGTGCTCCCGCGTCTCCTGCCCAGTTCTTTCCACTCAGCGTTCTGGGGGCTCAGGTGGCATTGTCCAGAGTCGGGGCTTTTCCTGGAGAGTTGCCCACTGGGCACACAAGaatgagaggggagggagggaggcaaagggccaggaagggggtgggggtaagCCAGCCGGGACCGCGGTGGGCACACACCGACCGGGGACGTCTCCCAGCTGGCCACCATCCAACAGGACTTTCGAATGGGGAAAGTTTGGGAGGTGGACAAGCTCCCGCCTGTCCCCCGGCCCCTTCCTCTGGCTCTTCCCTGGCACCTGCTGGTAGCACCGCTACTGGCTGCATGCCCATGGTGGGTACTAGACTGTAGGGGGCTCAGCCAGTGAaggctgcagggtgggggccGAGGGGTGGCCAGCTGGtgaaggggtggagggaaacaTCCCAGGGTCCCCAGCCAGGACAAGTCTGCAGAGCTTTGTAgccgggaaggagggaggaggggcgggggcgggtctcCCTCTCTGACTGTTAGCTGTGGGAGGGAATGGCgtcggtggggggagggggaagagcgATTTGcccttttctctctgtttctcactATCGCCTAAGCCTAAGCGTGTTAAGGGTCTGAGAATTAGGGAGTCCAGGTTGGAAGCCCCTGGAAGCTGCGCTGTGAGGGGTCTCGGGTTCCCTGCGATGAATCCCATGTCTCTGCTCTTTCACTTACCAGGGGCGCCTGCCCTTTTAGCCTGCAACTTTCCcacttcctgccaccccccacacccccccaccccagcacattACAAAGCCTTTTAATGTAGACTAGCACGCTCATATTTCAATTTTATGACTTGCATTGTTCAAAATGCACTTATGAAAAGTATGCTTTAATAAAGTCCCCCCccgcgctgtgtgtgtgtgcactttttCCTTCTGTAGCAGCCACACGCCATATATATTATTCAGAAATAGCTTGCCTCTGGACCTTTTCCTCTCAGATGGAAATTCATTTCACCTGCCATAAATCAGGCTCCGCGATACCTTCGATCCAGGAAAGCAGGCGAAAGCATCCTTGATATCCCTGGTATTCAAATCCTCTATCAGGAACATCACTTCCTCTGCAAAGTCCAAGGAGAAATTGTTGTTCTAATGTGagagtacgtgtgtgtgtgtgtgtgtgtgtgtgtgtgtgtgtgtgtgtgtggcgccaCCTCTTCCTGCTATTGGAGCCATCACCTCTACCACCAATGCGAttggcgccccctcccccctgcccccagtagAGCAGAGGTGACATGATTAACTGATTTGTGCAAACACTGAAGGGTGGCCAGGGAGCTGAGCCATTTTTCAATCCCAAGAAGCAGCTCTATTTGCATGGAGACCCTAATAggatccccacccccccccaggcCTGGTCGGAAGGATTGGCTTGCAAGGAGGCAGCCGGCTCAGACTCGCTGATCTCAGCCTCAGGCCTTTGGAGCTGTGATGGACCTGACCGGGCAAGCAGGAGGGCAAGCCGTCTTTTTAGTGAGGGGACCATTggtgaggaaggagaaagagaatggaagCGCAGGAGCGTTCGCCTACTGGGTAGCTCCGAGCTATTTATTTTCCACTTATTtctcagagcctcagtttctcctctgtgGCGTGAAGATAAACACTGGCTTCTGCCTTCCCCTGTGGTGCCCAGGCTTCCTCCATCATTTCGATGCAGTTCCCCCGCCCTTCGCTTCATCCTGCAgatcctttttgctttttgcttttcgTGTCCCGTCTCCTCGCCTCAGTTCTGAACCTGTAGCATCCATGGAGGTCCTGAAGTTTGACTCCTGGACGTCGAGGGACTGTCTCgggtgtgtggagagcagcaggAGTGGTCATGGGGCAAGCCTTgccaaggaaacaaaaattttacaCTGGCTTCCAGAAGTATCTGGCAAATTCATAGGTCAATCTGTGGCCTATGAATCTGGCAAATTCACAGCCAAGGGGCCAATGAGACACCACACTGACGCAATCAGAGGCCGAGTGTAATGATGTTTGCAGAAGTTTCCTCTGTTTCTAGATCGTTTCCTGGTACAGGGCTGTTTAATGTGGGTGATGGTTGGCACACAACCCCGGGTCAGTGAATAACTTTGCTCCAGATTGGAAATGCAAAGCTCAGGAAATAAAACTCTCTGGGGAAAGAGACTGCTCCCTTCCCCTCGCTAATATTCTCTAAGAAATGAGTAAGATATTGGTAATCCTTACCAATATCAAGACAAAGCAAAAATGTAGATTTAAAACATGGGAGATCTTGATCGACATTGAATCTGCTGAGGCATTTGCAGAATTCCTCAGATTCTCCTGTCTTCTTTGGCTTgcttgagatttttaaaaaaataatcaaacagcAAATGATTGTTTatctttcctaaaaaaaaaattagtagagcCATGGTGGAGGCAGAATAGCCTGATTAAGTAAGATCCCCTCCCAAACctatccatttatttaaaaaatgaaaatttactgAAATAGTATGAAGCTGTAAGAAAAGGCAAAGTCAGGCAACTTGTTCAGTGCCACACCGCTGGAACTGAAGGGTGTTATATTCAAGAGGACAAGTCTGAGGGAGAAGGACCAATTTTAGATGATCGCATGCATTCGTggaaaaagaacaatgaaatgaGAGAATAGGTCGTAGTGAACAAGGACAAATCATTGGTGTTAGAAGTGACAAAGGGACAGGGTAGAGGTTCACCTCCCACTCTGCTAGAGACATTGACAAAAGTCCCATCAGAATCCATGACCTCAACTGCAGAACcccagttattattattactttttttctttacatcATGACTTTGCtgtgctatagcacagcaggtagggtgttttccttgcacgccgccgacctgggtttgattcctccattcctctcggagagcctgacaagctaccgagagtaccccgcccgcacgacagagcctggcaagctcctcgtggcgtatttaatatgccaaaaacagtaacaacaagtctcacaatggagacgttacaggtgcccgctcaagcaaatcgatgaacaatgggacgacagtgctacagtgctacatcatgAGATCTAAACtctcaggaggaaaaaaaacaactgaatagGTCAAATTAAGAACTGGAAggggtggaggtgtgtgtgtgtgtgtgtgtgtgtgtgtgtgtgtgtgtgtgtgtttgtgtgtgtgtgtgtgcatgtaaattTCTGTTCCCACCCTCTCCCATCAGGCCTCCTTAGGAAATATCTGGAGACCCCAGTTTCTCGGCAGCTCTGAGACTCCCAACTGGCCAAGTGTATGACAATGCTTGTTTCCCACTTAGGTAGAGAAATGTGGCCGGGCCATGATCTGTCTGGCTCCACATATTTGGCCTTGTTAGAGAAATGAATGAGTCTAGCCACGCACATCATAACCTCCACAACTCCCTGTGCCAACAGATATTGATTTTGCCACCCGCAAGATCGCAGTGCGCCTGACTCAGACAAAGATCATCAATCAGGAGGGTGACAACTTCAAGACCAAGACCAACAGCACGTTCCGCAACTACGACCTGGACTTCACGGTGGGCGTGGAGTTTGACGAGCACACGAAGGGCCTGGACAACCGGCACGTGAAGGTACGCACCCGGGCCGGCTGTGGCGCTCACGCACGCGCACAAGCGTTGCCTCGCTGGTGCCACCGGAGGGAACCAGTCCTGTCACCGAACTCACGTTCTGGCCAGTTACTCGAGAGATGGGGTTGATGGGAGGAAATGAAGTTCATCCAGGGACGAGTGACTGGGGAAAGGGGCAGACTCGTGTCCCCCCACTAAGCCACGTGACTCACAAGTTGGGGGTCCCTGGGAGGGGCTGGTTCGGGAGATAGGTTAGAAGAAATTTACAGTTATGGGCCGAGCAGGAGGGAGCCCCCCTTTGAGGCTGTTGGGGCTGGTGTCACTGTTAATGGCCCACCGTGTCTG is part of the Sorex araneus isolate mSorAra2 chromosome 2, mSorAra2.pri, whole genome shotgun sequence genome and harbors:
- the RBP2 gene encoding retinol-binding protein 2, coding for MSKDQNGTWEMESNENFEGYMKALDIDFATRKIAVRLTQTKIINQEGDNFKTKTNSTFRNYDLDFTVGVEFDEHTKGLDNRHVKSLVTWEGNVLVCVQKGDKENRGWKQWVEGDKLHLELTCGDQVCHQVFKKK